A genomic window from Candidatus Ancaeobacter aquaticus includes:
- the ilvB gene encoding biosynthetic-type acetolactate synthase large subunit encodes MRTGAEIVIDSLAQENVEVVFGYPGGTVIDIFDLMNKAPFEFVLVRHEQAAAHAADGYARSTGKVGVCLATSGPGATNLVTGIATANMDGIPMVAITGQVPSSMIGNDAFQEVDITGICRPITKHTYLVKDIDELPRIIKEAFYIASTGKPGPVLIDIPKDVQKAKTKNPYPKEVDIRGYKPTFEGHSKQIEKVAEIIAKSKKPVIYAGGGVISSNAAAELFDLVTKAQIPVTTTLMGLGGFPDTHELSLKMLGMHGTRYANYAVMEADLILAIGARFDDRVTGKIDEFAPHAKIVHVDIDPSSISKNVRVDIPVVGDVKRVLQSLNKIVKKADSESWLKQIAQWKSQYPLSYVDDDLVRPQYVIEQIWELTKGDAIITTEVGQNQMWATQFYKYTKPRTFISSGGLGTMGYGFPAAIGAQIAHPDKLVIDIAGDGSIQMNIQELTTAVINDLPVKVVILNNRYLGMVRQWQELFYDKNYSATCSNRTLKCPKICDANNRDCPPFVPDFVKVAEAFGAVGMRVDKKKDVIPTLKKAFEIKKPVFMDFTIEREENVFPMVPAGVSLAEMIGGLA; translated from the coding sequence ATGAGAACAGGAGCAGAAATTGTTATAGATTCCCTTGCTCAGGAGAATGTCGAAGTTGTTTTTGGCTATCCTGGCGGGACAGTTATAGATATATTTGATTTGATGAATAAGGCACCGTTTGAATTTGTACTGGTGCGCCACGAACAGGCTGCAGCACACGCGGCAGATGGATATGCCCGTTCGACTGGTAAAGTTGGTGTTTGTTTAGCAACATCCGGACCGGGTGCAACCAATTTGGTTACCGGTATTGCGACCGCGAACATGGATGGTATACCAATGGTTGCTATTACCGGACAGGTTCCAAGCTCTATGATTGGTAACGATGCGTTTCAGGAAGTTGATATTACCGGGATATGTCGTCCGATAACAAAACATACATATCTTGTTAAGGATATTGATGAATTGCCCAGGATTATTAAGGAAGCTTTTTATATTGCGTCGACAGGAAAACCTGGACCGGTATTAATTGATATCCCTAAGGATGTTCAGAAAGCAAAGACAAAGAACCCGTATCCTAAAGAAGTTGATATTAGGGGGTATAAACCAACATTTGAGGGGCATAGTAAACAGATTGAAAAGGTTGCTGAAATAATTGCGAAATCAAAAAAACCGGTGATATATGCCGGCGGTGGTGTTATTTCGTCTAATGCGGCAGCTGAACTGTTTGACCTTGTGACAAAAGCGCAGATTCCTGTTACCACGACGTTAATGGGATTAGGCGGGTTTCCTGATACACATGAGCTTTCTCTAAAGATGCTTGGCATGCATGGAACGAGATACGCAAATTACGCTGTTATGGAAGCTGATCTCATACTTGCTATAGGTGCACGTTTTGATGATCGGGTTACCGGCAAGATAGATGAATTTGCACCACATGCAAAGATTGTGCATGTTGATATTGACCCTTCGTCGATTAGTAAGAATGTAAGAGTTGATATTCCCGTTGTTGGTGATGTGAAGAGGGTGTTGCAATCACTGAATAAAATTGTAAAGAAAGCTGATTCTGAAAGTTGGCTTAAACAAATAGCCCAGTGGAAGAGCCAGTATCCTTTGAGTTATGTGGATGATGATCTGGTGAGGCCGCAGTATGTTATTGAACAGATCTGGGAGCTCACCAAGGGTGATGCCATTATAACGACTGAAGTTGGGCAGAACCAAATGTGGGCGACACAGTTTTATAAGTATACAAAACCACGCACATTTATTTCATCTGGCGGTCTAGGGACAATGGGGTATGGTTTTCCTGCCGCAATAGGAGCTCAGATTGCTCATCCAGATAAACTGGTTATTGATATAGCAGGTGACGGAAGTATACAGATGAATATACAGGAGCTTACCACTGCTGTTATTAATGATTTGCCGGTAAAGGTCGTTATTTTAAATAACCGTTATCTTGGCATGGTACGGCAATGGCAGGAGCTCTTTTATGATAAGAACTATTCAGCCACGTGTTCAAATCGTACTTTAAAGTGTCCAAAGATATGTGATGCGAATAATAGGGACTGTCCGCCGTTTGTTCCTGACTTTGTGAAAGTTGCTGAAGCGTTTGGCGCGGTCGGTATGCGGGTTGATAAGAAAAAAGATGTTATACCAACCTTGAAAAAAGCGTTTGAGATTAAAAAACCAGTGTTTATGGATTTTACAATTGAACGAGAAGAAAATGTATTCCCTATGGTTCCGGCAGGGGTATCACTTGCCGAAATGATAGGGGGATTGGCATAA
- the ilvD gene encoding dihydroxy-acid dehydratase, whose product MRSDRVKKGLERMPNRALLYATGVSREDFNKPFIGVATSFTDIIPGHVHMKALERAIDNGVHAGGGKPFLFGIPGICDGIAMGHLGMHYSLPSRELIADMVETVVQAHAFDGIVLLTNCDKITPGMLMALGRLNIPGIVVTAGPMLSGRHNTKRLSLVADTFEAIGRYKRGEISNRELQCLEENACPGAGSCQGMYTANTMACVTEALGMSLSGSATALAVGAKKVRYAFASGKRVVELVKKGMNSRKIMTRNAFENAIRVDMALGGSTNTVLHIPAIAHEVGIKLPLELFDNISKVTPHITSLLPGGKYFIEDLEFSGGIPAVLNVLKSKLKDNPTVDGVSIKKLAQAGRVSDKDVIRSLKDPYHKEGGIAVLRGNIAPDGAVVKQTAVSEDVMCFKGKAKVFDSEEKAMEAILKGAIKGGMVVVIRYEGPKGGPGMREMLSPTAAIVGMGLQNSVALITDGRFSGGTQGPCIGHISPEAASGGPIALVKNGDIIEIDIHKRSLQLKVSAAEMKNRMKKWKKPAPKIKDGYLGRYQKVVTSASTGAVCK is encoded by the coding sequence GTGAGAAGTGACCGTGTAAAAAAAGGATTGGAAAGAATGCCTAATCGCGCGCTTCTATATGCGACGGGTGTATCACGCGAAGATTTTAATAAGCCATTTATTGGTGTTGCGACAAGTTTTACAGACATTATTCCCGGGCATGTCCACATGAAAGCGCTTGAGAGGGCAATTGATAATGGTGTTCATGCTGGCGGAGGTAAACCATTTTTGTTTGGTATTCCTGGCATCTGTGACGGTATTGCTATGGGGCACCTGGGAATGCATTATTCGTTACCATCACGAGAGCTTATCGCTGATATGGTGGAGACTGTTGTTCAGGCGCATGCGTTTGATGGGATTGTCTTACTTACCAACTGTGATAAAATTACTCCGGGGATGTTAATGGCGCTTGGGCGTTTAAATATACCCGGCATAGTGGTAACTGCCGGGCCGATGCTTTCAGGACGGCACAACACAAAAAGACTTTCTTTGGTTGCCGATACCTTTGAAGCGATAGGTAGGTATAAACGCGGAGAAATTAGTAATCGTGAGTTACAATGTTTGGAAGAAAATGCGTGCCCGGGTGCCGGTTCATGTCAGGGAATGTATACAGCAAACACCATGGCATGTGTCACCGAAGCGCTTGGAATGTCTCTTTCAGGCAGTGCGACCGCACTTGCGGTAGGGGCAAAAAAAGTCCGGTATGCATTTGCGAGCGGCAAAAGAGTAGTTGAACTGGTTAAAAAAGGTATGAATTCACGAAAAATTATGACGCGTAATGCTTTTGAGAATGCGATTCGTGTTGACATGGCACTTGGCGGTTCGACAAATACTGTGCTCCATATACCTGCTATTGCTCATGAAGTGGGAATAAAGTTGCCGTTAGAGCTTTTTGATAACATTAGCAAAGTGACCCCGCATATTACGAGTTTACTTCCAGGAGGGAAATATTTTATTGAAGATTTAGAATTCTCGGGAGGGATTCCTGCGGTACTGAACGTATTAAAAAGTAAGCTAAAAGATAATCCTACAGTAGACGGAGTCAGCATTAAAAAGTTAGCGCAGGCGGGAAGAGTCTCTGATAAGGATGTTATTAGGTCACTTAAAGACCCGTACCATAAAGAAGGCGGTATTGCGGTTTTGAGAGGGAATATTGCACCGGACGGTGCTGTTGTAAAGCAAACCGCAGTATCTGAAGATGTAATGTGTTTTAAAGGTAAGGCAAAAGTATTTGATTCGGAAGAAAAAGCTATGGAAGCAATATTAAAAGGTGCAATTAAAGGAGGAATGGTTGTCGTTATCCGGTATGAAGGCCCTAAGGGCGGTCCGGGTATGAGAGAAATGCTCTCTCCGACAGCCGCTATCGTAGGTATGGGTCTTCAGAACAGTGTTGCCCTCATAACTGATGGACGTTTTTCCGGTGGAACCCAGGGACCGTGTATTGGACACATTTCTCCTGAGGCCGCGTCCGGGGGGCCGATAGCGCTAGTGAAAAACGGCGATATAATAGAGATTGACATTCATAAGAGGAGTTTGCAGCTTAAAGTAAGTGCTGCAGAGATGAAAAACAGAATGAAAAAATGGAAAAAACCTGCACCAAAAATTAAAGATGGCTATTTGGGTAGATATCAAAAAGTAGTGACATCTGCAAGTACTGGTGCGGTGTGTAAATAG